Proteins encoded within one genomic window of Acomys russatus chromosome 5, mAcoRus1.1, whole genome shotgun sequence:
- the Aqp8 gene encoding aquaporin-8: MSGEAPMCEMGPGEGKAKETSMAGRCRMSWYERYIQPCVVELLGSALFIFIGCLSVIENSPNTGLLQPALAHGLALGLIIATLGNISGGHFNPAVSLAATLIGGLNAVLLIPYLVSQLFGGLIGAALAKAVSPEERFWNASGAAFATVQDQGQVAAALGAEIILTMLLALAVCMGAINGKTQGPLAPFSIGFSVIVDILAGGGISGACMNPARAFGPAVMAGYWDFHWIYWIGPLLAGLFVGLLIRLFIGDEKTRLILKAR, from the exons ATGTCTGGGGAG GCACCGATGTGTGAGATGGGCCCGGGTGAGGGCAAGGCGAAGGAGACCAGCATGGCTGGCAGATGCCGTATGTCCTGGTATGAGCGATACATACAGCCGTGTGTGGTGGAACTTTTGGGCTCTGCCCTCTTCATCTTCATCGGGTGTCTATCGGTCATCGAGAACAGTCCGAACACTGGGCTCCTGCAGCCTGCGCTGGCTCATGGGCTGGCCTTGGGACTCATCATTGCGACCTTGGGGAACATCAG TGGCGGACACTTCAACCCTGCTGTTTCGCTGGCGGCCACGCTGATTGGAGGTCTCAACGCGGTGCTGCTGATTCCCTATTTGGTCTCCCAGCTTTTTGGGGGGCTGATTGGAGCTGCCTTGGCTAAG GCAGTGAGTCCAGAGGAGAGGTTCTGGAATGCATCTGGGGCAGCCTTTGCAACGGTCCAGGATCAGGGCCAGGTGGCAGCAGCCCTGGGAGCAGAGATCATTCTGACAATGCTATTGGCGTTGGCGGTGTGTATGGGTGCCATCAATGGGAAGACGCAGGGCCCTCTGGCCCCGTTCTCCATTGGCTTCTCTGTCATTGTGGATATCCTGGCAGG TGGTGGGATCTCTGGAGCCTGCATGAACCCCGCTCGTGCCTTCGGACCTGCTGTGATGGCCGGCTACTGGGACTTTCATTGGATCTACTGGATAGGCCCCCTCCTGGCTGGCCTCTTTGTAGGACTGCTCATTAG